From Homo sapiens chromosome 6, GRCh38.p14 Primary Assembly, the proteins below share one genomic window:
- the GJA1 gene encoding gap junction alpha-1 protein: protein MGDWSALGKLLDKVQAYSTAGGKVWLSVLFIFRILLLGTAVESAWGDEQSAFRCNTQQPGCENVCYDKSFPISHVRFWVLQIIFVSVPTLLYLAHVFYVMRKEEKLNKKEEELKVAQTDGVNVDMHLKQIEIKKFKYGIEEHGKVKMRGGLLRTYIISILFKSIFEVAFLLIQWYIYGFSLSAVYTCKRDPCPHQVDCFLSRPTEKTIFIIFMLVVSLVSLALNIIELFYVFFKGVKDRVKGKSDPYHATSGALSPAKDCGSQKYAYFNGCSSPTAPLSPMSPPGYKLVTGDRNNSSCRNYNKQASEQNWANYSAEQNRMGQAGSTISNSHAQPFDFPDDNQNSKKLAAGHELQPLAIVDQRPSSRASSRASSRPRPDDLEI, encoded by the coding sequence ATGGGTGACTGGAGCGCCTTAGGCAAACTCCTTGACAAGGTTCAAGCCTACTCAACTGCTGGAGGGAAGGTGTGGCTGTCAGTACTTTTCATTTTCCGAATCCTGCTGCTGGGGACAGCGGTTGAGTCAGCCTGGGGAGATGAGCAGTCTGCCTTTCGTTGTAACACTCAGCAACCTGGTTGTGAAAATGTCTGCTATGACAAGTCTTTCCCAATCTCTCATGTGCGCTTCTGGGTCCTGCAGATCATATTTGTGTCTGTACCCACACTCTTGTACCTGGCTCATGTGTTCTATGTGATGCGAAAGGAAGAGAAACTgaacaagaaagaggaagaactcAAGGTTGCCCAAACTGATGGTGTCAATGTGGACATGCACTTGAAGCAGATTGAGATAAAGAAGTTCAAGTACGGTATTGAAGAGCATGGTAAGGTGAAAATGCGAGGGGGGTTGCTGCGAACCTACATCATCAGTATCCTCTTCAAGTCTATCTTTGAGGTGGCCTTCTTGCTGATCCAGTGGTACATCTATGGATTCAGCTTGAGTGCTGTTTACACTTGCAAAAGAGATCCCTGCCCACATCAGGTGGACTGTTTCCTCTCTCGCCCCACGGAGAAAaccatcttcatcatcttcatgCTGGTGGTGTCCTTGGTGTCCCTGGCCTTGAATATCATTGAactcttctatgttttcttcaaggGCGTTAAGGATCGGGTTAAGGGAAAGAGCGACCCTTACCATGCGACCAGTGGTGCGCTGAGCCCTGCCAAAGACTGTGGGTCTCAAAAATATGCTTATTTCAATGGCTGCTCCTCACCAACCGCTCCCCTCTCGCCTATGTCTCCTCCTGGGTACAAGCTGGTTACTGGCGACAGAAACAATTCTTCTTGCCGCAATTACAACAAGCAAGCAAGTGAGCAAAACTGGGCTAATTACAGTGCAGAACAAAATCGAATGGGGCAGGCGGGAAGCACCATCTCTAACTCCCATGCACAGCCTTTTGATTTCCCCGATGATAACCAGAATTCTAAAAAACTAGCTGCTGGACATGAATTACAGCCACTAGCCATTGTGGACCAGCGACCTTCAAGCAGAGCCAGCAGTCGTGCCAGCAGCAGACCTCGGCCTGATGACCTGGAGATCTAG